One window from the genome of Candidatus Eisenbacteria bacterium encodes:
- a CDS encoding acyltransferase — protein MIARATIAPALRNQLYRWMGVRVGRHVFIGLDTWLDDQFPELVVVEDDVTISFRVMVVVHDDAKRLDRTQAGAGDGTVAPVVLKRGCYLGAGCIVLPGVTVGEGAVVAAGAVVTRDVPAGAVVGGVPARRLKEAER, from the coding sequence ATGATCGCCCGCGCGACGATCGCCCCCGCCCTGCGCAACCAGCTCTACCGCTGGATGGGCGTGCGGGTCGGGCGCCACGTCTTCATCGGACTCGACACCTGGCTCGACGACCAGTTCCCCGAACTCGTCGTGGTCGAGGACGACGTGACGATCTCGTTCCGCGTCATGGTCGTGGTTCACGACGACGCCAAGCGCCTCGACCGAACCCAGGCCGGCGCGGGCGACGGCACCGTCGCGCCCGTCGTGCTGAAACGCGGCTGCTACCTCGGCGCGGGCTGCATCGTGCTGCCCGGCGTCACGGTGGGCGAGGGCGCCGTCGTCGCCGCGGGCGCCGTGGTGACGCGCGACGTACCCGCTGGCGCGGTGGTGGGCGGCGTTCCCGCGCGTCGGCTCAAGGAAGCCGAGCGATGA
- a CDS encoding NAD-dependent epimerase/dehydratase family protein, whose translation MIPLEDTRVLVTGGAGFVGSNLVRRLMSAGARVTVLDDLFTGRLENLPASGFEFVHGSVCEPALVGRLVAEAEVVFHAAARNIVVSTQNPREDFETNIGGTLNVLLAVREHPERVRRVLYTSSTSVYGNPRYLPINEDDHLSLLTPYAVSKLGGENYCMAFYESYGLPATAVRYSNIYGPGQDPANPYCGVVAKFIESLFAGEPPVIHGDGNQTRDFTFIDDAVEATVRAATSDRALGEVFNVGTGTETRVNELAALLVRIVGSDRVPVHKDRRDVDNIRRRVVNIEKTRRALRWIPETTLEQGLQLTVAWQRARSSAGTS comes from the coding sequence TTGATTCCGCTCGAAGACACCCGCGTCCTGGTGACGGGAGGCGCGGGATTCGTGGGCAGCAACCTGGTCCGCCGCCTGATGAGTGCCGGCGCGCGCGTGACGGTGCTCGACGACCTGTTCACCGGCCGGCTCGAGAACCTGCCCGCATCGGGTTTCGAGTTCGTGCACGGTTCGGTGTGCGAACCGGCGCTCGTCGGCAGGCTGGTGGCCGAAGCGGAGGTCGTCTTCCACGCGGCGGCGCGCAACATCGTGGTCTCGACCCAGAACCCTCGCGAGGACTTCGAGACCAACATCGGCGGAACGCTCAACGTCCTGCTCGCCGTGCGCGAGCACCCCGAGCGCGTCCGCCGGGTGCTGTACACGTCGAGCACGTCCGTGTACGGCAACCCGCGCTACCTGCCCATCAACGAGGACGACCACCTTTCGCTGCTCACGCCGTACGCGGTTTCCAAGCTGGGCGGCGAGAACTACTGCATGGCGTTCTACGAGTCGTACGGGCTTCCGGCGACGGCGGTGCGCTACTCGAACATCTACGGACCCGGCCAGGATCCCGCGAACCCGTACTGCGGGGTGGTCGCCAAGTTCATCGAGTCGCTGTTCGCCGGCGAACCGCCGGTGATTCACGGCGACGGCAACCAGACCCGCGACTTCACGTTCATTGACGACGCCGTCGAGGCCACGGTGCGGGCCGCCACGAGCGACCGCGCGCTCGGCGAGGTGTTCAACGTCGGCACGGGGACCGAAACGCGCGTCAACGAGCTCGCCGCGCTGCTGGTGCGCATCGTCGGTTCGGACCGGGTGCCCGTGCACAAGGACCGGCGCGACGTGGACAACATCCGCCGCCGGGTGGTCAACATCGAGAAGACCCGGCGCGCCCTGCGCTGGATTCCCGAGACGACGCTCGAGCAGGGACTGCAGCTGACCGTCGCGTGGCAGCGCGCGCGGAGCTCCGCCGGCACGAGCTGA
- a CDS encoding sugar transferase, which produces MNGNGHSAAGTHGYANGHARPRPGAHPVRGGARIAVTATSPAHVVPFETPRQAGLYLRFGKRLLDLAGAAVAMVLSAPVVAILAALIRLESRGPVFYRSVRIGRGGRPFVFYKLRSMVKDADLERRHLEHMNECDGPVFKIERDPRVTRIGRFLRSTSLDELPQFYNVLVGDMSLVGPRPPIPAEVAQYEPWQLRRLDVRPGITCLWQISGRSRIGFQEWMRLDLEYIRHQSLALDLKILARTLPAVLSREGAY; this is translated from the coding sequence TTGAACGGCAACGGCCATTCGGCCGCGGGAACCCACGGCTACGCGAACGGCCACGCCCGCCCGCGACCGGGCGCTCACCCGGTGCGGGGAGGCGCCCGCATCGCCGTCACCGCGACCTCGCCCGCGCACGTCGTGCCGTTCGAAACGCCGCGCCAGGCGGGACTCTACCTGCGCTTCGGCAAGCGCCTGCTCGACCTTGCCGGAGCGGCGGTCGCGATGGTGCTGTCCGCACCCGTCGTCGCGATCCTCGCGGCGCTCATCCGGCTCGAATCCCGCGGCCCGGTGTTCTACAGGTCGGTTCGCATCGGTCGCGGCGGGCGCCCGTTCGTCTTCTACAAGCTGCGCTCGATGGTCAAGGACGCCGACCTCGAACGCCGTCACCTCGAGCACATGAACGAGTGTGACGGGCCCGTCTTCAAGATCGAGCGCGATCCGCGCGTCACGCGCATCGGCCGCTTCCTGCGCTCGACCAGCCTCGACGAGTTGCCGCAGTTCTACAACGTCCTTGTCGGCGACATGAGCCTCGTCGGGCCGCGGCCGCCGATCCCCGCCGAGGTGGCGCAGTACGAGCCGTGGCAGCTGCGGCGGCTCGACGTGCGGCCGGGCATCACCTGCCTGTGGCAGATCAGCGGTCGCAGCCGGATCGGATTCCAGGAGTGGATGCGGCTCGACCTCGAGTACATCCGCCACCAGTCGCTGGCACTCGACCTCAAGATCCTGGCGCGCACGCTGCCGGCGGTGCTGTCCCGGGAGGGGGCCTACTGA
- a CDS encoding glycosyltransferase family 2 protein has translation MSAPRSIPPEPPAGQLALIDPARVAIVVPAWNEAGKIGQVVRRIPRRWAGCVIVVDDCSGDSTADEARAAGADVVLRHERNLGVGAGIRTGLLEAKRRGYEVAAVLSGDDQHVPDELPRILAPVFAGEADLVQGSRWLPGGATPGIPPARRWLTRLYPLLFRLASGFPVTDGTNGMRAFRLSLLDDPRIRLEQAWLDRYELEPYLLYQVVRTGHRVCEAPVTVCYHSRGTTKMKLLSDGWRILRPLVFLRLGLRH, from the coding sequence ATGTCCGCGCCGCGAAGCATCCCACCGGAGCCGCCCGCCGGGCAGCTCGCGCTGATCGACCCGGCGCGTGTCGCCATCGTCGTTCCCGCGTGGAACGAGGCCGGCAAGATCGGCCAGGTGGTGCGCAGGATCCCGCGCCGCTGGGCGGGGTGCGTGATCGTGGTGGACGACTGCTCCGGCGATTCGACGGCGGACGAGGCGCGCGCCGCCGGGGCGGACGTCGTCCTGCGGCACGAGCGGAATCTCGGTGTGGGCGCGGGTATCCGCACCGGCCTGCTCGAGGCGAAGCGGAGGGGCTACGAGGTCGCGGCGGTTCTCTCGGGCGACGACCAGCATGTGCCCGACGAGCTGCCGCGCATCCTCGCGCCCGTCTTCGCCGGCGAAGCCGACCTCGTGCAGGGCTCCCGCTGGCTGCCGGGCGGCGCGACGCCCGGCATTCCGCCGGCGCGGCGCTGGCTCACCCGGCTGTATCCGCTGCTGTTCCGGCTGGCGAGCGGATTCCCCGTGACGGACGGCACGAACGGAATGCGGGCGTTCCGGCTTTCGCTGCTCGACGATCCGCGCATCCGGCTCGAGCAGGCGTGGCTCGACCGCTACGAACTGGAGCCCTATCTGCTCTATCAGGTCGTCCGTACCGGCCATCGCGTTTGCGAGGCCCCGGTCACGGTCTGCTACCATTCACGCGGCACGACCAAGATGAAGCTGCTGTCCGACGGCTGGCGCATCCTGCGGCCGCTCGTCTTTCTGCGCCTCGGACTGCGGCACTGA
- a CDS encoding class I SAM-dependent methyltransferase, with product MTKSAPPRDGTGSAPNPAEVLRRSEHHRRFLEHTLAQRTDELGRAMLRQEWHYYADLMRTRPEDARVLDLACGSGLYSLAWAERGARVTGIDFDRGLLEAGRERVGRVAPGAHPPGWTAGDASRLPFRAGSFDLVFCNSLLEHVPSWEAVVGEAARVLKPGGVFVVYTTNRACPIQAEVNHFPFYSWLPDPIQRRVLAWIMKHRRDLVNWTDFPAVHWFTFGRMRRAFEAAGLEPFDRLDLLARREHGGPRAALARASRAFPPLRWSYQVYAVSMALYGVKRAGRA from the coding sequence ATGACGAAGTCCGCCCCCCCCCGAGACGGCACGGGATCCGCGCCGAACCCCGCCGAGGTGCTGCGCCGCTCCGAGCACCACCGGCGTTTCCTCGAGCACACGCTCGCGCAGCGCACCGACGAACTCGGGCGCGCGATGCTCCGCCAGGAATGGCACTACTACGCCGACCTGATGCGCACGCGGCCGGAAGACGCGCGCGTGCTGGATCTCGCCTGCGGCAGCGGCCTCTATTCTCTGGCGTGGGCGGAGCGCGGCGCGCGCGTGACCGGCATCGACTTCGACCGTGGACTGCTCGAAGCGGGCCGTGAGCGGGTTGGCCGGGTCGCGCCCGGGGCGCATCCGCCCGGCTGGACGGCCGGAGACGCCTCGCGACTTCCGTTCCGGGCAGGGTCCTTCGACCTCGTCTTCTGCAACTCCCTGCTCGAGCACGTCCCGTCGTGGGAGGCCGTCGTGGGCGAGGCCGCGCGCGTCCTCAAGCCGGGGGGGGTGTTCGTCGTCTACACCACCAACCGCGCGTGCCCGATTCAGGCGGAGGTGAACCACTTTCCGTTCTACTCGTGGCTGCCGGATCCGATCCAGCGTCGCGTGCTCGCGTGGATCATGAAGCACCGGCGCGACCTGGTGAACTGGACGGACTTCCCGGCGGTCCACTGGTTCACGTTCGGACGCATGCGCAGGGCCTTCGAGGCCGCGGGCCTGGAGCCGTTCGACCGGCTCGACCTGCTCGCGCGCCGCGAGCACGGCGGACCGCGGGCGGCCCTCGCGCGTGCGAGCCGGGCGTTTCCGCCGCTCCGGTGGTCCTACCAGGTGTACGCGGTCTCCATGGCCCTCTACGGCGTGAAGCGAGCCGGACGCGCATGA
- a CDS encoding glycosyltransferase family 39 protein: MAALLRFYRLGGPSLWIDEIFTWLASGGGGPLAWRDLLGDVHGPLHTLAVHLSWSAFGVSEWALRLPGAVAGVLTVPAIAWVAFRWLGRETAAPAAWLAAASPFLVRYSQEARGYSWVVLGTCASVALLLELQRRCDARGVAAWFLATAFGALSNPSFALLAPLQLRLWLAGDPATRRARRRWLGVGALAALLLAAALAPPVLRTWDWSRLAPARAPVAGESPLRGATTLHPGAIPFALHAFAVGYTLGPSLRELRADVGPAVLLRHAPELVTVTLVFGAAGLLGLAALARRRRLMDALLWLAAPALVVVYFAMQNFKVFNPRYLAVSLPAFLLVVAAGWADRGALGRRLLGGAIALLWAVSLFHHYFDPGYAREDYRAALSTVRRGIAPGEQVLAVGAMEPVDFYGRGLPVRHLWLGFAADSTRLEQELARALSGVRGTWVVLSRSEDLDPAGRFAKRMDEIAPGARSGYPGVRVWHVSRPPDGNDRPVPGN, translated from the coding sequence GTGGCGGCGCTCCTGCGCTTCTACCGCCTCGGCGGACCGAGCCTGTGGATCGACGAGATCTTCACCTGGCTCGCGAGCGGCGGGGGCGGACCGCTCGCGTGGCGCGACCTGCTCGGGGACGTGCACGGCCCGCTGCACACGCTCGCCGTCCACCTGTCCTGGAGCGCGTTCGGAGTTTCGGAGTGGGCGCTCCGGCTGCCGGGCGCGGTCGCGGGAGTGCTGACGGTGCCGGCGATCGCCTGGGTGGCGTTTCGCTGGCTCGGGCGGGAAACCGCGGCCCCGGCCGCCTGGCTGGCGGCGGCTTCGCCGTTCCTGGTCCGCTACTCGCAGGAGGCGCGCGGTTACTCGTGGGTCGTGCTCGGAACCTGCGCGAGCGTCGCGTTGCTGCTCGAGCTCCAGCGCCGGTGCGACGCGCGGGGAGTCGCGGCCTGGTTCCTGGCGACCGCGTTCGGCGCGCTGTCCAATCCGTCCTTCGCGCTGCTGGCGCCGCTGCAACTGCGGTTGTGGCTGGCGGGCGACCCGGCGACGCGACGCGCCCGGCGGCGCTGGCTGGGCGTCGGGGCGCTCGCGGCGCTGCTGCTCGCCGCCGCGCTCGCGCCGCCCGTGCTCAGGACCTGGGACTGGAGCCGGCTCGCGCCCGCTCGCGCTCCGGTCGCGGGCGAATCGCCGCTGCGTGGCGCGACCACGCTCCACCCGGGGGCGATCCCGTTCGCGCTGCACGCGTTCGCGGTCGGTTACACGCTCGGGCCGTCGCTTCGCGAGCTGCGCGCCGACGTCGGGCCGGCGGTGTTGCTGCGGCACGCGCCCGAGCTCGTGACCGTCACGCTCGTCTTCGGCGCGGCCGGGCTGCTCGGACTCGCGGCGCTCGCGCGACGGCGCCGGCTGATGGACGCCCTGCTCTGGCTCGCCGCCCCGGCGCTGGTCGTGGTTTACTTCGCGATGCAGAACTTCAAGGTCTTCAATCCGCGGTACCTCGCCGTGTCGCTGCCGGCCTTTCTGCTCGTCGTCGCGGCAGGCTGGGCCGACCGGGGCGCGCTCGGGCGCCGGTTGCTCGGCGGGGCGATCGCGCTGCTGTGGGCCGTGTCGCTCTTCCACCACTACTTCGACCCGGGATACGCGCGCGAGGACTACCGCGCCGCGCTGTCCACGGTCCGCCGGGGGATCGCCCCCGGCGAGCAGGTGCTGGCGGTCGGGGCGATGGAGCCGGTGGACTTCTACGGCCGGGGACTCCCGGTGCGGCATCTGTGGCTCGGCTTCGCCGCCGATTCCACGAGGCTGGAGCAGGAACTCGCGCGCGCGCTGTCGGGCGTGCGGGGGACGTGGGTGGTGCTGAGCCGGAGCGAGGATCTCGACCCGGCGGGGCGCTTTGCGAAGCGGATGGACGAAATCGCACCCGGCGCGCGGAGCGGGTATCCGGGCGTGCGGGTCTGGCACGTCTCGCGGCCGCCGGACGGGAACGATCGCCCGGTGCCGGGGAACTGA
- the asnB gene encoding asparagine synthase (glutamine-hydrolyzing), giving the protein MCGFAAYHDPDGRTPEPAWLAAAAHALRHRGPDDEGFLAEPGAGLAFRRLAIVDVTSGHQPISNENGDVWIAYNGEIYNHAALRRELESLGHRYRTHSDTETIVHAYEQWGEDCLRRFDGMFAFALWDRPRRRFFAARDRVGIKPLYWTRSGGGWAFASEIKALLAFPGVGRRPRPEGVVEHLTLRYCASPATLFEGIHKLPPGHSLTVDGGRESVRRWWRPAFEPRLDPSDDEALAEVETRLEASVRSHLMSEVPLGALLSGGVDSSLVVALMSRILERPVQTFSVGFDAPGPYSELPYARLVAAHCRTDHRELVVGAADVLRELPRLVWHQDEPLSEPAAIPTYLVTQLARNTVTVVLTGEGGDELFAGYPKYAVEPWARALARVPAPLRDPFLDHLVDRLPFGFRKLQVVGRSARFRDEGDRLAAWFAGFAGRERDRLLGPVLRPHAPAATDPFRRALAGSAAREPLDRMLDADLRLWLPDDLLMKMDKMSMAASVEARVPLLDNPLVDWALRLSPRHKIRGLEGKVLLKRLARKLLPAEVVDRPKVGFTVPLSPWFRGPLRELLADTLLSPACLGRGYFEPAVLRGYVDDHLAGRRDRGRELWTLLTLELWHRQWVDRAPEPPSAWAPPARAAAEVPA; this is encoded by the coding sequence ATGTGCGGTTTCGCGGCTTACCACGATCCCGACGGCCGGACGCCGGAGCCCGCGTGGCTCGCGGCCGCGGCGCACGCGCTGCGGCACCGCGGACCCGACGACGAGGGCTTCCTCGCCGAGCCGGGCGCCGGGCTCGCCTTTCGCCGCCTGGCCATCGTGGACGTGACTTCGGGCCACCAGCCCATCTCGAACGAGAACGGCGACGTGTGGATCGCCTACAACGGCGAGATCTACAACCACGCCGCCCTGCGCCGGGAACTGGAGTCGCTCGGGCACCGCTACCGGACGCACTCCGACACCGAGACGATCGTCCACGCCTACGAGCAGTGGGGCGAGGACTGCCTGCGACGCTTCGACGGCATGTTCGCGTTCGCGCTCTGGGACCGTCCGCGGCGGCGCTTCTTCGCCGCGCGCGATCGCGTGGGCATCAAGCCGCTGTACTGGACCCGCAGCGGCGGCGGATGGGCGTTCGCGTCCGAGATCAAGGCGCTGCTCGCGTTCCCCGGCGTCGGGCGCCGGCCGCGGCCCGAGGGCGTCGTCGAGCACCTCACGCTGCGCTACTGCGCTTCACCCGCGACGCTCTTCGAGGGCATTCACAAGCTGCCCCCCGGGCATTCGCTGACGGTGGACGGCGGCCGCGAGTCGGTGCGCCGTTGGTGGCGCCCGGCGTTCGAGCCGCGCCTCGATCCGTCCGACGACGAGGCGCTCGCCGAGGTCGAGACACGCCTCGAGGCCTCGGTGCGCTCGCACCTGATGAGCGAGGTTCCGCTCGGCGCGCTGCTCTCGGGCGGGGTGGACTCGAGCCTGGTCGTGGCGCTCATGTCGCGCATCCTCGAGCGGCCCGTGCAGACGTTCTCGGTCGGCTTCGACGCGCCGGGGCCGTACAGCGAGCTGCCCTACGCGCGCCTCGTCGCCGCGCACTGCCGCACGGATCACCGGGAACTCGTCGTCGGCGCGGCCGACGTGCTGCGCGAGCTGCCCCGGCTGGTCTGGCACCAGGACGAGCCGCTCTCCGAGCCGGCCGCGATTCCCACCTACCTCGTCACGCAGCTCGCGCGGAACACGGTCACCGTGGTGCTCACCGGCGAGGGCGGCGACGAGCTGTTCGCCGGCTACCCCAAGTACGCCGTCGAGCCGTGGGCACGCGCGCTCGCGCGCGTGCCGGCGCCGCTGCGCGATCCGTTCCTGGACCACCTCGTGGACCGGTTGCCGTTCGGCTTCCGCAAGCTGCAGGTGGTCGGACGCAGCGCCCGCTTCCGCGACGAGGGCGACCGGCTCGCCGCCTGGTTCGCCGGCTTCGCGGGGCGCGAGCGTGACCGGCTGCTCGGCCCGGTACTGCGCCCGCACGCGCCGGCCGCCACCGACCCGTTCCGGCGCGCGCTCGCCGGGAGCGCGGCGCGCGAGCCGCTCGACCGCATGCTCGACGCGGACCTGCGGCTGTGGCTGCCCGACGACCTGCTGATGAAGATGGACAAGATGAGCATGGCCGCTTCGGTCGAGGCGCGCGTGCCGCTGCTCGACAACCCGCTCGTGGACTGGGCCCTGCGACTGTCGCCGCGACACAAGATCCGCGGCCTCGAAGGCAAGGTGCTGCTCAAGCGCCTGGCGCGAAAGCTCCTGCCCGCCGAGGTGGTGGACCGGCCGAAGGTCGGGTTCACGGTTCCGCTTTCACCGTGGTTCCGCGGTCCGCTCCGCGAACTGCTGGCCGACACGCTGCTCTCCCCCGCGTGCCTCGGGCGCGGTTACTTCGAGCCCGCGGTGCTGCGCGGTTACGTGGACGACCATCTGGCCGGGCGTCGCGATCGCGGGCGGGAACTTTGGACGCTGCTGACGCTCGAGTTGTGGCACCGGCAGTGGGTGGATCGCGCCCCCGAACCGCCGTCCGCCTGGGCGCCCCCCGCGCGCGCCGCCGCGGAAGTGCCCGCGTGA
- a CDS encoding GNAT family N-acetyltransferase: MSATLRVRPCEAADGAAWDAYVQASPLSHFGQRIAWRDLTTRAYGVSARYWLAEEDGRVRGVLPLFRKRGRRPALFSAPGGLLADDEAVAAALLAPAREEVARERLAWLELRDQPRAWPDLETNREHLTMVLELTREPEGQWARFGAKLRNQIRKGEKAGYERRWGHANLAAFHRVMLENMRDLGTPLRGPAYYRLALELLGAAADLLVIEHAGDAAGAMFTVTHRDTLMDPWASSLRRHFVRCPNQVLYWEAIQRAIARGLRRFDFGRSQWGSPTFRFKEQWGAQPVPLHYQYVLGTAKRFPTLDDQKGSLDLATKLWKRLPLPLAALLGEPAKRLFPEVM, encoded by the coding sequence GTGAGCGCGACGCTTCGGGTGCGGCCCTGCGAGGCCGCCGACGGCGCCGCCTGGGACGCCTACGTGCAGGCCAGCCCGCTCTCGCACTTCGGGCAGCGGATCGCCTGGAGGGATCTGACCACGCGCGCGTACGGCGTGTCCGCGCGCTACTGGCTTGCGGAGGAGGACGGCCGCGTGCGCGGCGTGCTGCCCCTGTTTCGCAAGCGCGGCCGGCGGCCGGCGCTGTTCTCGGCGCCGGGGGGGCTGCTCGCGGACGACGAGGCCGTCGCGGCGGCACTGCTCGCGCCGGCGCGCGAGGAGGTCGCGCGCGAGCGCCTGGCCTGGCTCGAGCTGCGCGACCAGCCGCGCGCCTGGCCGGACCTCGAGACGAATCGCGAGCACCTCACGATGGTTCTCGAACTCACCCGCGAACCCGAAGGGCAGTGGGCGCGCTTCGGCGCCAAGCTCCGCAACCAGATCCGCAAGGGCGAGAAGGCCGGGTACGAGCGGCGCTGGGGGCACGCGAACCTCGCGGCCTTTCACCGCGTGATGCTCGAGAACATGCGCGACCTCGGCACCCCGCTTCGCGGCCCGGCCTACTACCGGCTGGCGCTCGAGCTGCTCGGCGCGGCGGCCGACCTGCTGGTGATCGAGCACGCCGGCGACGCGGCCGGCGCGATGTTCACGGTCACGCATCGCGACACGCTCATGGATCCCTGGGCGTCGTCGCTGCGCCGGCATTTCGTGCGCTGCCCCAACCAGGTGCTTTACTGGGAGGCGATCCAGCGGGCCATCGCCCGGGGACTCAGGCGTTTCGACTTCGGCCGCAGCCAGTGGGGCTCTCCGACCTTCCGCTTCAAGGAACAGTGGGGCGCGCAGCCGGTGCCGCTGCACTACCAGTACGTACTCGGCACGGCGAAGCGGTTTCCGACGCTCGACGACCAGAAGGGCTCGCTCGATCTTGCGACGAAACTCTGGAAGCGCCTGCCGCTGCCGCTGGCGGCGTTGCTGGGCGAGCCGGCGAAGCGGTTGTTCCCGGAGGTGATGTGA
- a CDS encoding MBOAT family protein: MTFVSLVFLVFMLILYPLYLVLPHRWQNHLLLVGSLIFYGWWDWRFLGLLGFTSTLDWWVGRLLERTSDPARRRFLLTASISANLATLGFFKYFNFFAGSLASLLAPFGIHLGWTTLHIILPIGISFYTFQSMSYTFDVYRRHMPTCRSYLDFMTFVSFFPQLVAGPIERAVDLIPRVQAPRSITRDALTRGLFLILLGLFKKIAVSDGVAPSVDAVYNATHALSGADVRIATWLFAVQIYCDFSGYSDIARGLAKVMGFDLMTNFDQPYVSVNPSEFWRRWHISLSTWLRDYLYIPIGGNRGTERQTYRNLMVTMGLGGLWHGAAWNYVLWGIYQGAILCVHRWFTRGRRALREFATPGWLRVLQIAIFFQVVCYGWLLFRARSFGQIVAFTRDALLEWRLPAHVPTPSLPALAGLALLVALEAWQAAAAGGRATFYRSWPAPVRGAVYAALLAVFFMGLSNAPTQFIYFQF, translated from the coding sequence ATGACCTTCGTCAGCCTCGTCTTCCTCGTCTTCATGCTGATCCTGTACCCGCTGTACCTGGTGCTGCCGCACCGCTGGCAGAACCACCTGCTGCTCGTCGGCAGCCTGATCTTCTACGGCTGGTGGGACTGGCGATTCCTCGGGCTGCTCGGCTTCACGAGCACGCTCGACTGGTGGGTCGGACGGCTGCTCGAGCGCACCTCGGATCCGGCGCGCCGGCGCTTCCTGCTGACCGCCTCCATCTCGGCGAACCTCGCGACGCTCGGATTCTTCAAGTACTTCAACTTCTTCGCGGGCTCGCTCGCGTCGCTGCTGGCGCCGTTCGGGATCCACCTCGGCTGGACGACGCTGCACATCATCCTGCCGATCGGCATCTCGTTCTACACGTTCCAGTCCATGAGCTACACGTTCGACGTGTACCGGCGGCACATGCCCACCTGCCGCAGCTACCTCGACTTCATGACCTTCGTGTCGTTCTTTCCGCAGCTCGTCGCGGGCCCGATCGAGCGGGCCGTGGACCTGATCCCGCGCGTGCAGGCGCCGCGGAGCATCACCCGCGACGCCCTGACGCGCGGGCTGTTCCTGATCCTGCTCGGGCTGTTCAAGAAGATCGCCGTCTCGGACGGCGTCGCGCCCTCCGTGGACGCCGTCTACAACGCGACGCACGCGCTCTCGGGCGCCGACGTGCGGATCGCCACCTGGCTGTTCGCGGTGCAGATCTACTGCGATTTCTCGGGCTATTCCGACATCGCGCGCGGGCTCGCGAAGGTCATGGGTTTCGACCTCATGACGAACTTCGACCAGCCCTACGTGTCGGTGAACCCGAGCGAGTTCTGGCGGCGCTGGCACATCAGCCTCAGCACCTGGCTGCGCGACTACCTCTACATCCCGATCGGCGGCAATCGCGGCACGGAGCGGCAGACCTACCGGAACCTCATGGTCACGATGGGCCTGGGCGGGCTGTGGCACGGGGCGGCGTGGAACTACGTCCTGTGGGGGATCTACCAGGGCGCGATCCTGTGCGTGCACCGGTGGTTCACGCGCGGTCGCCGCGCGCTGCGCGAGTTCGCGACGCCCGGCTGGCTTCGGGTGCTGCAGATCGCGATCTTCTTCCAGGTGGTCTGCTACGGATGGCTGCTGTTCCGTGCCCGTTCGTTCGGGCAGATCGTCGCGTTCACGCGTGACGCGCTGCTCGAATGGCGGCTGCCGGCGCACGTCCCGACCCCGTCGCTGCCCGCGCTCGCGGGGCTCGCGCTGCTGGTCGCGCTCGAGGCCTGGCAGGCCGCGGCGGCGGGCGGCCGCGCGACGTTTTATCGCTCCTGGCCCGCGCCGGTGCGTGGCGCGGTCTACGCCGCGCTGCTCGCGGTCTTCTTCATGGGGCTGTCGAACGCCCCGACCCAGTTCATCTACTTCCAGTTCTAG